In Piscinibacter sp. HJYY11, one genomic interval encodes:
- a CDS encoding HDOD domain-containing protein, producing MLGRFELRQLLGKSERTMVWLVHDPRSAQELMLTLPRVQPGSTAAAELWLADAKHAARLNHPNLAHVVEIGVQEHWPYIAVDRALGVTLGERLATSPKLTAEDAVNWIAQALEGLAFAHEAGLAHGDLQLHQLLISEQGTVRVMALGAGLPAAVQAEQLATDRAMPLDPSRLRQSREAAVRDVLTIGLLLYHVLAGAPALDEPDTGRAVDRLPPHGREFVRLPWTTPQPVPEALRAIANRATTHQERQRYHNARTLLAALQGWRETAAQESGALALLIDRLRTVGHLPAAPGVGARVARLAVAEGQRTDEMAANILQDMGLSFELLRTVNSAQVQGTQVSGNGPVLTLRRAIALVGLKGVRQAAASLRPWPGPLSEAHATTMQRLLDRVRLAGHAAQALRPAGYDPEVIYLVATLQNLGRLMVQYHFPDEASQIRELMKSAPAAEPGEPELPGMSEEAAAFAVLGADIESLGAAVAKHWGLHEDVLYMIRRLPVSKPVRVADTDSDMLRVAASAANEAVDAVTENPPQRVGAALQHVAQRYGRALSITMKDLTEGLQAARGILQSGPTGVVPRAPRREEAEPGDPGTTEFSALLASRKR from the coding sequence GTGCTTGGGCGCTTCGAGCTGCGCCAGTTGCTGGGCAAGAGCGAGCGCACCATGGTCTGGCTGGTCCACGACCCCCGCTCGGCCCAGGAACTGATGCTCACGCTGCCGCGCGTGCAACCCGGCTCGACCGCCGCCGCCGAGCTCTGGCTGGCCGATGCCAAGCATGCCGCTCGGCTGAACCACCCGAACCTGGCCCACGTGGTCGAGATCGGCGTGCAGGAGCACTGGCCCTACATCGCCGTTGACCGCGCCCTGGGCGTGACGCTCGGCGAGCGCCTGGCCACGAGCCCCAAGCTCACGGCCGAAGACGCGGTGAACTGGATCGCCCAGGCACTCGAAGGCCTGGCCTTCGCCCACGAAGCGGGCCTCGCCCATGGCGACCTGCAGCTCCACCAGCTCCTGATCAGCGAGCAGGGCACGGTGCGCGTGATGGCGCTCGGCGCGGGCCTGCCTGCGGCCGTGCAGGCCGAGCAGCTCGCCACCGACCGCGCCATGCCGCTCGACCCGAGCCGCCTGCGCCAGTCGCGCGAGGCGGCGGTGCGCGACGTGCTCACGATCGGCCTCCTGCTGTACCACGTGCTGGCCGGCGCGCCCGCGCTCGACGAGCCCGACACGGGCCGTGCCGTCGACCGCCTGCCGCCCCACGGCCGCGAGTTCGTGCGCCTGCCGTGGACCACACCGCAGCCGGTGCCCGAGGCGCTGCGCGCCATCGCCAACCGCGCGACCACGCACCAGGAGCGCCAGCGCTATCACAACGCCCGCACGCTGCTCGCCGCGCTGCAAGGCTGGCGCGAGACCGCGGCCCAAGAGAGCGGCGCGCTCGCACTGCTCATCGACCGGCTGCGCACCGTGGGCCATCTGCCGGCCGCCCCTGGCGTGGGCGCGCGCGTGGCACGGCTCGCCGTCGCCGAAGGCCAGCGCACCGACGAGATGGCGGCCAACATCCTGCAGGACATGGGGCTCTCGTTCGAGCTGTTGCGCACCGTGAACTCGGCGCAGGTGCAGGGCACGCAGGTGTCGGGCAACGGCCCGGTGCTGACGCTGCGCCGCGCCATCGCGCTCGTGGGGCTCAAGGGCGTGCGCCAGGCTGCGGCATCGCTGCGGCCGTGGCCTGGCCCCTTGTCTGAAGCGCACGCCACGACGATGCAGCGCCTGCTCGACCGCGTGCGCCTCGCGGGCCATGCCGCACAGGCCCTGCGGCCTGCGGGCTACGACCCCGAAGTCATCTACCTCGTCGCCACGCTGCAGAACCTCGGGCGGCTGATGGTCCAGTACCACTTTCCCGACGAGGCGTCGCAGATCCGCGAGCTGATGAAGAGCGCTCCCGCTGCAGAGCCTGGGGAGCCCGAGCTGCCCGGCATGAGCGAGGAGGCCGCCGCCTTCGCGGTGCTGGGAGCCGACATCGAATCCCTCGGCGCGGCCGTCGCCAAGCACTGGGGCCTGCACGAAGACGTGCTCTACATGATCCGCCGCCTGCCGGTGAGCAAGCCGGTGCGCGTGGCCGACACCGACAGCGACATGCTGCGCGTGGCGGCGAGCGCCGCCAACGAAGCCGTCGATGCCGTCACCGAGAACCCGCCGCAACGCGTGGGTGCCGCCTTGCAGCACGTGGCGCAGCGCTATGGCCGGGCCTTGTCGATCACGATGAAGGACCTGACCGAAGGCCTGCAGGCGGCCCGCGGCATCCTGCAAAGCGGGCCGACCGGCGTCGTGCCGCGCGCACCGCGCCGCGAAGAGGCCGAGCCGGGCGATCCCGGCACCACCGAGTTCTCGGCGCTGCTCGCGTCGCGCAAGCGCTGA
- a CDS encoding serine/threonine protein kinase — protein MPAVATAETLGRFELKRELGKGAQATVWLAFDPRLEREVAVKLMRLGADASVSSQWLQEARSVSRLNHPHIVPVFEGDMHHQQPYLVFEYVPGRTLTAHLRARGALPVREAVEMMVGVLDALEVAHQAGVVHRDLKPSNILVDGQGRGRVMDFGIAARLHDPSHQQQVVGTPGYMSPEATHGLKPSPGMDVFSAGLVLAEMLSGQQLVAERDPFRAMYRVAHEDRVLPESTPADVDDRLRAIVLRSLARDPSKRFARAAEFADALRDWLAPAPGEQPQASGNGTLDFLLRRMRHKSDFPALSNSVGAIQRVANSENERLSSLSGEILKDVALTNKLLRMVNTASFRHAGGGTISTVSRAVALVGFAGIRNMALSLVLLEHMNDKAHASQLKEEFLRSLMAASLANELCGAQREGEEAFIGAIYQSLGRLLTEFYFPEEARQVRSLVAAATKKPGTSGRTTSAEEAASITVLGLSFEELGLGIARSWGLPENLQRCMRRPTIEPPGRPCDKADRIQWIATVSNELTDALLKAEPGHASTAIAAVAERYGKVLGLGVRDVQAASVLAQQRLAELAQAMNLHVQPGSPMRRLLEKPGNGTGDNIEHDSLTEHALQATIPVEAAQVPFDHQAAIDMLAAGIQDITNTMVEDFKLNEVLRMILETMLRALGFRRVIFCLRDPKCDALTGRFGLGEGVEQVSAKFKVPLKTPAGAPVDLFGAVCLKGADTLISDATLPQIAGRLPVWYKQGVNAPAFLLLPLLMKGAPFALIYADKARPGAIELGEKELSLLRTLRNQAVMAFKQAS, from the coding sequence ATGCCCGCCGTCGCCACCGCCGAGACCCTGGGACGCTTCGAGCTCAAGCGTGAGCTGGGCAAGGGCGCACAAGCGACCGTGTGGCTCGCGTTCGACCCGCGCCTGGAGCGCGAGGTTGCCGTCAAGCTGATGCGGCTGGGTGCCGATGCTTCCGTGTCGAGCCAGTGGCTGCAGGAGGCGCGCAGCGTGAGTCGCTTGAACCACCCGCACATCGTGCCGGTGTTCGAAGGCGACATGCACCACCAGCAGCCGTATCTCGTCTTCGAATACGTGCCCGGCCGCACGCTCACCGCCCACCTGCGCGCACGCGGCGCGCTGCCGGTGCGCGAGGCCGTCGAGATGATGGTGGGCGTGCTCGATGCGCTGGAAGTGGCGCACCAGGCCGGCGTCGTGCATCGCGACCTGAAGCCTTCGAACATCCTCGTCGACGGCCAGGGCCGTGGGCGGGTGATGGACTTCGGCATCGCGGCCAGGCTGCACGATCCTTCGCACCAGCAGCAGGTGGTCGGCACGCCGGGCTACATGTCACCCGAAGCGACGCATGGTCTCAAGCCTTCGCCTGGCATGGACGTGTTTTCGGCTGGCCTCGTGCTCGCGGAGATGCTCTCGGGCCAGCAGCTCGTGGCCGAGCGCGACCCGTTCCGCGCGATGTACCGCGTGGCACATGAAGACCGGGTGCTGCCGGAGAGCACGCCTGCCGACGTGGACGACCGCCTTCGCGCCATCGTGCTGCGCAGCCTGGCGCGCGACCCGTCGAAGCGCTTTGCACGCGCCGCGGAGTTTGCCGATGCCTTGCGGGACTGGCTTGCACCCGCGCCAGGGGAACAGCCGCAGGCCAGCGGCAACGGCACGCTCGACTTCCTCTTGCGCCGCATGCGGCACAAGAGCGACTTCCCCGCGCTGTCGAACTCGGTCGGTGCGATCCAGCGCGTGGCGAACTCCGAGAACGAGCGGCTCTCCAGCCTCTCGGGCGAGATCCTGAAAGACGTGGCGCTGACCAACAAGCTGCTGCGCATGGTCAACACCGCGAGCTTCCGGCATGCCGGCGGCGGCACCATCAGCACCGTGTCGCGCGCGGTGGCGCTGGTGGGCTTTGCCGGCATCCGCAACATGGCCCTGAGCCTGGTGCTGCTGGAACACATGAACGACAAGGCGCATGCCTCGCAGCTGAAGGAGGAGTTCCTCCGCTCGCTGATGGCCGCGTCGCTCGCCAACGAGCTGTGCGGTGCGCAGCGCGAAGGCGAGGAAGCCTTCATCGGCGCGATCTACCAGAGCCTCGGCCGTCTGCTGACCGAGTTCTACTTTCCCGAAGAAGCGCGCCAGGTGCGAAGCCTTGTCGCCGCGGCCACGAAGAAGCCCGGCACGAGCGGGCGCACCACCAGCGCCGAAGAAGCCGCATCCATCACTGTGCTGGGCCTCAGCTTCGAGGAGCTGGGCCTGGGCATCGCGCGCAGCTGGGGCCTGCCCGAGAACCTGCAGCGCTGCATGCGCCGCCCGACCATCGAGCCGCCGGGCCGCCCATGCGACAAGGCCGATCGCATCCAGTGGATCGCCACCGTGTCGAACGAACTGACCGATGCCTTGCTGAAAGCCGAGCCCGGCCATGCCAGCACCGCGATCGCTGCGGTGGCCGAGCGCTACGGCAAGGTGCTGGGGCTGGGCGTGCGTGACGTGCAGGCCGCATCGGTGCTCGCGCAGCAGCGTCTCGCGGAGCTGGCGCAGGCGATGAACCTGCACGTGCAGCCCGGCTCGCCGATGCGCCGCCTGCTGGAAAAGCCGGGCAATGGCACCGGCGACAACATCGAACACGACAGCCTGACCGAGCACGCGCTGCAGGCCACGATCCCCGTCGAGGCAGCGCAGGTGCCCTTCGATCATCAGGCTGCGATCGACATGCTTGCAGCCGGCATCCAGGACATCACCAACACGATGGTCGAGGACTTCAAGCTCAACGAGGTGTTGCGCATGATCCTCGAGACCATGCTGCGCGCGCTGGGCTTCAGGCGCGTGATCTTCTGCCTGCGTGACCCGAAGTGCGATGCGCTCACCGGCCGCTTCGGCCTCGGTGAAGGTGTGGAGCAGGTGTCTGCGAAGTTCAAGGTGCCGCTGAAGACACCCGCCGGTGCGCCTGTCGATCTCTTCGGTGCGGTGTGCCTGAAGGGCGCAGACACCTTGATCTCCGACGCGACCTTGCCGCAGATCGCGGGGCGCTTGCCCGTCTGGTACAAGCAGGGCGTGAATGCGCCTGCGTTCCTGCTGCTGCCCTTGCTGATGAAGGGCGCGCCCTTTGCGCTGATCTATGCCGACAAGGCGAGGCCTGGCGCGATCGAGTTGGGTGAGAAGGAACTCTCACTCCTGCGCACCTTGCGCAACCAGGCCGTGATGGCCTTCAAGCAGGCGAGCTGA
- a CDS encoding ABC transporter substrate-binding protein, translated as MAHQQWTRRNALRAVASASALASTPLWAQDKEAAAAAAAGSEIRIGQSAHLTGPLAPSFVPVLKGQDLAIEEVNRKGGINGRPLKLITLDDAYDAKKCVENVNTLLDKDKVVALYGLASTPNVGAVLPILAEKKVPLVCVYTGSPALRAKHHPYFFTTMASYRDEVAQMVRNLVTLQKSQIGLVYQNAPFGQLMKPVVEEVAKELGATLVVQAPLEANGSDAVACAQSLAAGRPQAIIFMAFGPSMVAFVKAARAHVGVPIYAVSISNSPQILKALGDDARGLAFTQTVPYPFRQTTPLTRDLAAALSREKLEPAYDYMFGYLNMRILIEGIRRGGKQVTSASIVKGMESMTKVDLGGYPVAYSPTKHHGSNFVEITIVGPGGRWMR; from the coding sequence ATGGCACACCAACAATGGACCCGCCGCAATGCACTGCGCGCTGTCGCATCGGCGAGCGCGCTGGCATCCACACCTCTGTGGGCGCAGGACAAGGAGGCCGCTGCCGCAGCCGCCGCAGGCAGCGAGATTCGCATCGGTCAGAGCGCCCACCTGACCGGCCCGCTGGCGCCGTCGTTCGTGCCGGTGCTCAAGGGCCAGGACCTCGCCATTGAAGAAGTCAACCGCAAGGGCGGCATCAACGGCCGTCCGCTCAAGTTGATCACGCTCGACGATGCGTACGACGCGAAGAAGTGCGTCGAGAACGTCAACACGCTGCTCGACAAGGACAAGGTCGTTGCGCTGTATGGCCTGGCGAGCACGCCCAACGTCGGCGCGGTGCTGCCCATCCTGGCCGAGAAGAAGGTGCCGTTGGTCTGCGTGTACACCGGCTCGCCGGCGCTGCGTGCAAAGCACCATCCGTACTTCTTCACCACCATGGCGAGCTATCGCGACGAGGTGGCGCAGATGGTGCGCAACCTGGTCACGCTGCAGAAGTCGCAGATCGGCCTCGTGTACCAGAACGCACCGTTCGGCCAGCTGATGAAGCCGGTGGTGGAAGAGGTGGCCAAGGAACTCGGCGCCACGCTCGTGGTGCAGGCACCGCTGGAAGCCAACGGCAGCGATGCCGTGGCGTGCGCGCAGTCGCTCGCAGCGGGCCGCCCCCAGGCGATCATCTTCATGGCCTTCGGCCCGTCGATGGTGGCCTTCGTGAAGGCCGCGCGTGCCCATGTGGGTGTGCCCATCTACGCGGTGTCGATTTCCAACTCGCCGCAGATCCTCAAGGCGCTGGGTGACGATGCCCGCGGTCTCGCGTTCACGCAGACCGTGCCGTATCCGTTCCGGCAGACCACGCCGCTGACGCGCGACCTCGCCGCGGCGCTCTCGCGCGAGAAGCTCGAGCCGGCCTACGACTACATGTTCGGCTACCTGAACATGCGCATCCTCATCGAAGGCATTCGCCGCGGTGGCAAGCAGGTCACGTCCGCGAGCATCGTCAAGGGCATGGAGAGCATGACCAAGGTCGACCTCGGCGGCTATCCGGTGGCCTACAGCCCCACCAAGCACCACGGCTCGAACTTCGTCGAGATCACCATCGTCGGCCCGGGCGGCCGCTGGATGCGCTGA
- a CDS encoding AIR synthase-related protein, with product MNPTPAQDTLSYEQAGVNYDLIDPLKVAAQRAAKATGAHLAGHGFTEVEASRGESAYVVDVGPFYIASIVECLGSKALVADEMKALTGKSYYDGIAQDTIAMAINDLITVGATPLVVQAYWAAGGSDWFSDAQRAKALVDGWKRACDTCQVAWGGGETPALAGIVAEGRIDLAASCTGLINPKERLSVGDKLAPGDAIVLLASSGIHANGLSLARKLVERLSQGYLTEVQPGLTYGEALLAPTVLYSPVTEALYKAGITPHYCANITGHGWRKLLRHPATHTYRIHTVPEVTPVLKFIQQHAKQDDQEAYSTLNMGAGFALFVRAEDAERTVAVAEAQGVKAIVAGRVEAGPKKLVIEPLKIEFGDDALQLR from the coding sequence ATGAATCCCACGCCTGCCCAAGACACGCTCAGCTATGAACAAGCCGGCGTCAACTACGACCTGATCGACCCGCTGAAGGTCGCGGCACAGCGTGCTGCCAAGGCCACGGGTGCTCATTTGGCCGGCCATGGTTTCACCGAAGTCGAGGCCTCGCGTGGCGAATCGGCCTACGTGGTCGACGTGGGCCCGTTCTACATCGCCTCCATCGTCGAATGCCTGGGTTCCAAGGCACTGGTGGCCGACGAGATGAAGGCGCTCACCGGCAAAAGCTACTACGACGGCATCGCCCAAGACACGATCGCGATGGCGATCAACGACCTCATCACCGTCGGCGCCACGCCGCTCGTGGTGCAGGCCTACTGGGCGGCCGGCGGTTCCGACTGGTTCTCCGACGCACAGCGCGCCAAGGCGCTCGTCGACGGCTGGAAGCGCGCCTGCGACACCTGCCAGGTGGCCTGGGGCGGCGGCGAAACGCCTGCGCTTGCCGGCATCGTGGCAGAGGGCCGCATCGACCTCGCCGCCAGTTGCACCGGCCTCATCAACCCCAAGGAGCGCCTCTCGGTCGGCGACAAGCTCGCCCCAGGCGACGCGATCGTGCTGCTTGCATCCAGCGGCATCCACGCGAATGGCCTGAGCCTCGCACGCAAGCTGGTGGAGCGCCTCTCGCAGGGCTACCTCACCGAAGTGCAGCCCGGCCTCACCTACGGCGAAGCCTTGCTGGCCCCCACCGTTCTGTATTCACCGGTTACTGAAGCGCTCTACAAGGCCGGCATCACGCCGCACTACTGCGCCAACATCACCGGCCATGGCTGGCGCAAGCTGCTGCGCCACCCGGCCACGCACACCTACCGCATCCACACCGTGCCCGAAGTGACGCCGGTGCTCAAGTTCATCCAGCAGCACGCGAAGCAAGACGATCAAGAGGCCTACAGCACGCTCAACATGGGCGCGGGCTTCGCCCTCTTCGTGAGGGCGGAAGACGCCGAGCGCACCGTCGCGGTCGCTGAAGCGCAGGGCGTGAAGGCGATCGTCGCCGGCCGCGTGGAAGCAGGCCCGAAGAAGCTCGTCATCGAGCCGCTGAAGATCGAGTTCGGCGACGACGCGCTTCAACTGCGCTGA
- the dnaX gene encoding DNA polymerase III subunit gamma/tau — protein sequence MSYLVLARKYRSRDFEALVGQEHVVQALSNALTQQRLHHAYLFTGTRGVGKTSVSRILAKALNCTGADGQGGITAHPCGTCSACRDIDSGRFVDYVELDAASNRGVEEISLLLDQAVYKPVVGRFKVYLIDEVHMLSNTAFNAMLKTLEEPPEYLKFVLATTDPQKVPPTVLSRCLQFNLRPMAPQTVQEHLARVLAAESIAAEPGALRLLAKAARGSMRDALSLTDQAIAFGAGVLSEAGVRQMLGAVDRSHAVRLVEALAAGQGADVVAAVDGLRSLGLSAAGTLEEMAALLQQMAVAQAVPDAIDENDPDSPTAARLAGLLAPDETQFLYSIVLHGRAELALAPDEYSGLVMVLLRMLAFRPGAAGTSPQRAGSAPAARTAAPAVVTRPVAVAPSLPTPVPAPAPASPAPAAPSVRAAAVAPAPAARAAVVPTPAPAASSEPPPWLDDVPDEDEAASAPVEVREPPRPFASTAAAAPVFEPTPLGDRWAEVVSRMVEAGSIGALVKELAMQAQCLAADEPAGVWRLRVERETLRAPAQRDKLQAALADLLQRPVQIEVEAGVATDTPAQRAAAERTRRQNEAEQIIHNDPLVQALMKQFKTARIVPGSVKPH from the coding sequence ATGTCCTATCTCGTCCTCGCCCGCAAATACCGCTCCCGCGACTTCGAGGCGCTGGTGGGGCAGGAACACGTGGTGCAGGCCCTGAGCAATGCGCTCACGCAGCAGCGCCTGCACCATGCCTACCTCTTCACCGGCACGCGCGGCGTCGGCAAGACCTCGGTCTCGCGCATCCTGGCCAAGGCGCTCAACTGCACCGGAGCCGATGGCCAGGGCGGCATCACCGCCCACCCGTGCGGCACGTGCAGCGCCTGCCGTGACATCGACAGCGGCCGTTTCGTCGACTACGTCGAGCTCGATGCGGCGTCGAACCGTGGCGTCGAAGAGATCTCCCTGCTGCTCGACCAGGCGGTCTACAAGCCGGTGGTGGGGCGCTTCAAGGTCTATCTCATCGACGAAGTGCACATGCTCTCGAACACCGCGTTCAACGCGATGCTCAAGACGCTGGAAGAGCCCCCCGAATACCTGAAGTTCGTGCTGGCCACGACCGACCCGCAGAAGGTGCCGCCGACGGTGCTCTCGCGCTGCCTGCAATTCAACCTGCGCCCGATGGCACCGCAGACGGTGCAGGAGCATCTGGCCCGGGTACTCGCCGCAGAGAGCATCGCGGCCGAGCCGGGTGCCCTGCGCCTTCTGGCGAAGGCCGCACGCGGCTCGATGCGCGATGCGCTGTCGCTCACCGACCAGGCCATCGCCTTCGGTGCGGGCGTGTTGAGCGAAGCGGGCGTGCGCCAGATGCTGGGTGCCGTGGACCGGAGCCATGCCGTGCGGCTGGTCGAGGCGCTGGCGGCCGGGCAGGGTGCCGACGTGGTGGCCGCGGTCGACGGGCTGCGCAGCCTGGGCTTGTCGGCCGCCGGCACGCTGGAAGAGATGGCCGCCCTGCTGCAGCAGATGGCCGTGGCGCAGGCGGTGCCCGACGCGATCGACGAGAACGATCCCGACAGTCCGACCGCTGCGCGACTGGCCGGCCTCCTGGCGCCCGACGAAACGCAGTTCCTCTACAGCATCGTGCTCCATGGTCGCGCCGAGCTGGCCCTGGCCCCCGATGAGTACAGCGGGCTGGTGATGGTGCTGCTGCGCATGCTGGCATTCCGGCCAGGCGCGGCGGGCACCTCGCCGCAGCGAGCCGGTTCGGCGCCTGCCGCGCGAACCGCGGCACCCGCCGTGGTGACTCGGCCGGTGGCGGTTGCGCCTTCGCTGCCAACGCCGGTTCCCGCACCCGCACCTGCTTCACCCGCACCGGCGGCCCCGTCCGTTCGCGCGGCGGCGGTCGCGCCGGCGCCGGCCGCGCGCGCTGCCGTCGTGCCCACACCGGCGCCCGCGGCGAGCAGCGAGCCGCCCCCCTGGCTCGACGACGTGCCTGATGAAGATGAAGCCGCGTCAGCGCCTGTCGAGGTGCGCGAGCCGCCGCGGCCGTTTGCGTCCACGGCCGCCGCTGCGCCTGTGTTCGAGCCCACGCCGCTCGGCGACCGCTGGGCCGAGGTTGTGTCCCGCATGGTCGAGGCGGGCAGCATCGGCGCCCTGGTGAAGGAACTCGCGATGCAGGCGCAATGCCTCGCGGCCGATGAGCCCGCGGGTGTGTGGCGCTTGCGTGTCGAGCGCGAAACCCTGCGCGCACCGGCCCAGCGCGACAAGCTGCAGGCGGCGCTGGCCGACCTGCTGCAACGCCCGGTGCAGATCGAGGTCGAAGCCGGTGTTGCCACCGACACGCCGGCCCAGCGCGCCGCGGCAGAACGCACGCGCCGGCAGAACGAGGCCGAGCAAATCATCCACAACGACCCCCTGGTGCAGGCCCTGATGAAGCAGTTCAAGACGGCACGCATCGTGCCGGGCTCCGTCAAGCCTCATTGA